The Zea mays cultivar B73 chromosome 7, Zm-B73-REFERENCE-NAM-5.0, whole genome shotgun sequence DNA segment TCTTATtctttcatcatcatcatcaacaacaacaacaacaacaacaacaacaataataataataataataataataataatcatcatcatcatctagaACTAAAAAACCAATAAGTCCAGGAATCACAAAATCACCCACTAAAATGAGGGCATAGGCTCCTATATAAATGTGATCGAGGGAATGAATAAACCGGGTCAACACTCCCCATCAAGACGACTAGAGGTAGGTTGCGGTGCGGCTGTGGAAGCCAGGAGGACGGATTTGCTTGCATTGGCCTCAGACTGTCTGCAACGATCGACGCCAGCCGCTCCTCTCCCCTTGCATGGCGCCTGCAGGGGGCGCTCCACGCGCGCAGCGCTACCCCTGCAGCGCCCCTAGCGTGCcgtcctcttctctctccccctcaATCTAGGGGATCACTGTTCATCCCCTACAACACTGTGCTATGGggtcacgagtaattgttagtagataaaaaattggtagtagatatagaaaatgatattttatagttgtagtggggtatagagagagtatttagggggaaccgctgcgggagatgaaaatatAGGGAgtgaaatgttgatgatgtgattcaaaaaagtgatatagggagaAAATTTTAGGGGTAACGCTTGCGGATAGCCTCACCTGCCCAGACCCAGAGTGACGTGGCCCACTAGATGCAATGCGATGCTGGATCGATTGATCTGGCCAGGGCGTAGGGACTAGGGAATCAGGTGGGTGTAGGAAAGAGATTGGACATTGGGTTGATTAAAAAAGCATAAGTTTTTTTTAAATGGTGACGCGGGATGATCGACCGAACTAGTGTTTTATAGTAGTAAGGATAAGGACTTGAAAATTTAAGTGCCATAAAACTACGTTGAGCGACGTTGAGCGCAGAAAATGGTCTGCGGTCCGCCGTGGTGGCGTGGACTGTTCGCACGTGCGCAAAGTCAGTTAGCGTTTTGGATTTGTTAGCTAAGcctgcgggattaactcgggaaccgACTTGTAACGGGTCTAGACATtctctttatatagatgaagtgctacagccgattgaacccccacacAATCGATCTAATCACCTCTGCTTATCGTTTTTATCTTATAAATTAGGAGTACAttaagtttagccctagtttagcctcccTATACCTCAAATCTTCATCTCTTTTCGGCTCTACATCGACTAGAGGCGTCTTGGATGGCTTACCGAAGCTAAGACACACCCTAGaatctctcctccctgacggTGTCCCTCTCGAgaggcgagatctaggtctgTTGTGAAGAAGACGACGCTCGACGCCATCGAGCCCCTGACGCAGACCGTCTGGACGTACACAGAGGAGTCGCTCCTGCGTCCAGGCCGCGGGCCATCCACGTctccgcagagagcaccgccaaacCGCCGTTTGGCGTTCAGATGGGCGCCAACAACCGCGAACTGTACACATGATAGCTGCTATCTCACAAGACCATACTAAATAAGCAACCAAACCGGCACACTTAATTAGTCCAAAGCAAAGAATATTATAGTACGGAGCATATGCACGTGTAGCATTTTCCGCGTGTGAGTTCTCTCGATTATGAAACTATTAGCGCATCAGGCACCACGTAGGAGTTTGTTCAGCATCATCATCCACTGGAATCAGCTATATACCTACCCATCCAATGATGATACATAGAAGCGAGAGAGTAGATGAAATGCTAGTACAGTCTATTCCTTTTTTTTGTTGCCGCCCTTCAATTATGAAGTGGACTAAATCAGATTTTAAACTTCGACGAAAGACTTAAACATTTGGAATGACTTCGACAATTCAGCGTGTATGTAAAATTTGTGGCACCAGAGTCCAATCCGTTATGCAAATTTGAGTTGACAGTGGAGGTGCACAGTTCTCACTTTTGAGCGACAATTTACATACCTTCACACAGTTCATCGCTTTTGAGCAACAATTTTACCTTCGCGCAATAAGCCACAATCATTCTATTTAGCTGTGTTGTCCAGATTCGAATCCAGAAACCTCTAGCACCGGCCACCGATAAAATATTGAGTCGTATCGACAGACAagttcaaccaaaacaaaaagaTTAACATCGTAAGAGAGATGGACAAAGCATTTTTTATATATATTTGCATTCAGTACGTGGCATCCATTTGCACCACGGACCGCGCCATAAAAAAGCACGGGCCGACAGGGATGAGCTATACAAACCTTATTACCCGTAACCGTAAAGTTCTGGTCTGGTACATACAGTAGTATTAGTTACCTCGGTCGGTACTTAATCAGGCACGAGAAATACTACACGGCAGCATTATATTACGTGGCCGTGACCTTGAGTCCGTGACGGTTAATGTCACATGGTATTATTGCTCAGGCAATCACTGTGGTCTCCACGGCGGTGGTGGACCGGAGGACGGCGTCGACGCGGTcgccggcggcagcggcggcggcaaccTCCCAGAGCTCCGGCAGCGCCTCCTTGATGTTGTGGATGCTCTCCAGCGCCACGTCCGCCCCTGGCACCAGCGCCGAGCTCCCCACCTGCATGCGAAGGTTACCATGCATGGAGGGTTGCCGGTTGTCAGCATCAGCTGTCGATTGCAGAACGCACGCACGAACGACGCGGGGAGAAGAAACAGAGAAAACGCTCACGATGACGGTGCGGAAACCGGCGGCCTTCCCTGCGGCGATGTTGCGCGCGCTGTCGTCAAAGAACACCTGCGACGATGCGAGGGATATATATACGTACGGGAGTGGTGGGTGGGTTCAGGTTCAGTTGAGTCTCGGTGGAGAATGGAGATGAAGATGCAAGCAAGCAAGCGAGCACTGTGGTTTGGTTGTGGACCGACCGACGTGCTAGTGCCAGTGTGCTACCGTCCGTACCGTTCTCTCGGCGTCGAGCTTGGCGATCTCGATGACGGCTTCCATGGACGCCAGCGAGGGCTTGCACAGGATCGTCCCAGCACTGCCACTACTGTTCTTCTCGGTCTCGGTTGGTGGTCGCGGGTTGAGGGTCTCGAAGCAGACGATCCCTTGGAAGCAGTCCTGGAGGCCGAGCTTCTCCAGGACTCTGGCCGCGTGGGCCTTGTCGGAGTTGGTGAAGATCTGCATATACATGTTGTTGCACGTCCTTGCTTGTTGATGGAAACAAACAAACGAACAAACAATGAAATGAAGAGGAAGGAGTTGTGGCATGGGAGTCTCACGATCTTCCTCTGCGGCAGGGAAAGCAGCAGCTGCCTGAGCACCGGGTCAGGCTTCACCTTCTCGTACGGCAGCGTCCCGTGCACGCAGGCGTGGAAGTCGTCGTAGTCGAAACCGTACCCCAAAACCTATAGCACCGCGTAGGCGCAGCACACGAAGTCACGAACACACGATGACGACGATCCAGACCACACGAAACAGAACAGAAGCACCCCCAAAACCCAAGAGCTCACCTTGAGGCCGGCCATTGTGGTTCCATACTCCCTGTACAGGTCCAGGCACATCCTGGGGACCTGGCTCTCCTCGATCCGCAGCTTGTTCAGCATGTACTCTGCAGTATATTGGCCAGTCGCCCGTTGTATTATATTAACTCGCTACACCGCATGCAGAAACTTGGCTTGGAAGACGTTAGAAGACTTTTACCCTGTATGTTCTTGCGGCATGCTAGGTTGATGCCAAGGCTCAGCGGGTACAGAGTGTCGTCCATGTCTGCGCGTGCAAGGGCAGatgcatttttattttctttcagaAGAAGAATGGCAAGCACAACAAGCAAACAAAAG contains these protein-coding regions:
- the LOC100284091 gene encoding uncharacterized protein LOC100284091, with the translated sequence MEAYAAGAKFDCLLFDMDDTLYPLSLGINLACRKNIQEYMLNKLRIEESQVPRMCLDLYREYGTTMAGLKVLGYGFDYDDFHACVHGTLPYEKVKPDPVLRQLLLSLPQRKIIFTNSDKAHAARVLEKLGLQDCFQGIVCFETLNPRPPTETEKNSSGSAGTILCKPSLASMEAVIEIAKLDAERTVFFDDSARNIAAGKAAGFRTVIVGSSALVPGADVALESIHNIKEALPELWEVAAAAAAGDRVDAVLRSTTAVETTVIA